aaataatatttaatcttgttttTTAAACTTTCTTCATAACTTTATCTCAAAATGATTTAATTATTCCACCCGTTACAATAAATTAATACTTGGTGTGTGTGGTGTCACAAGTCTTTGTAAACTAGTGTTAATCCTGTCAGTGAAGGTGAGATTTCACATATAAAATAGCTAAGATTCCTTGTAAAAATATAAAGATAAACTCTTAATAAGGAGTCACTAGATTGCTTTCTGGCTGTCTACTAGATCTTAGACAAGATTAACTTCATTAATTTTTAATTCATTTATCCCCACAGATATATAGTGCAACCCACTACCTCTCACCAATGTTTTTTAAAATTAGATTAATATGAAACCAGTTGCTATAGTTACCGGTTTATACTTTATAGTTCTGTATCCATAATCAAATAATGCAATAATGCAACAAATGTTCACTTGGAATTTGGAAATGTACTAATGGTATTAATATAAGGGTATAGGGTGTGGGAGTCATTATTGGGACATGATTTGCtacctaggaacatgaatggaaggttACACCAccccttgattgatccaccatggtttgcatgaattaaaccatgacaaccatggtcctcctttccatttttggaCAAATAATTTCCTTTTTTCTTTAgtcaaagataaattaaaataaataagaggCTAGTGGTttaggtcatgaccacacccttagggtagttgTTTTGGATGGTGAATTAGAGGTGGTTTACATGACactaacatggagggtcatgatggccatgagggtcatgaccacaccctatagcctaagatAGTAGAAGGTTAGTGTTTCAACTTTCAAGTATGTAAATTTagtcatttaaaaaaatattaataatgtAATAGATAATTTAATGATTAAGAATATATAAAAATGAGTTTAGCATGTATATAAGGGTTAAATCAGTTAAATTATTGAGGGTTATCTCACATATTTTTATTACACACATAAATCACAATTAGGAATAAATAAGTTGGTAAATACAAATTTAAGTTATATCAAAAGTTCTAAATTGAAAACTTGAACTCATAATTATAACTTCTTAAgcttaatttttcattttttataaaatGATTTTTTGTTGTCCCACATCACTCATTATTAAGTTAGGTGAGATCCAACTTAAAATCTGAGTTAAATTCTATCCGACCTGGCGGTTTGCCCCGTCAACTATTTATGTTTTTTCACAATCCACATTAGTCGAAGATAAAGATACAGGCTTGATTCTAAATGCAAAACCAAGTTAATATCTACAACATCCGACGATTTTCCCCTTTTACAAGAATGATCCACATTACTCGAGACAAAATTTAGACCTAACTCAACAAGCAAATCCGAGTTTATTTCTACCCGATCTTGCGGTTCACCCCTTGTACAAAAATGATTTATGTCGTTTCATAATACACATTACTCTAGATAAGAATATAGGCCGCACTAAACATGTGAATCCGAAGTTAAGAGCACCACAATCCATTCTTCATTTCTATCCTTGTAATTTAACTAAGGGTTactggattttatcacccccaactattgGTCGCTACCACCCTCAACTATCACTATGATGTCCGTCATCCCAACTTAACACCTAGTGTGTTTTGCCACCACGTCGTTAACTAATATCACTAACCTTTGATCTTGTTACTATACTTTTagggtgtcctaagatccctatgacacccacAAAAGTATAGTACCAAGATAAAAAGTTAGTGATTAGTTAACGAGCAGTGACAGAACAaactaagtgttaagttgaggATGACAGACGTCAAAGTGATAATTGAGGATAGTAGCGGCTAACAGCCAATGGTTatgggtgataaaatccaataacccttcaACTAAAAACCCTTAAAAATTGTTTCATTATTAAAACCTCTCACATCTCTCATTCCCTGTGTCTATATATATTtcattaaataatattttttatttctcATGTTTGTCCCTTTCCTTGTACCATAGTATGATTAGGAGTTTCCTAGCGTTGGTCTTCAGTGATTTTAAGTTTAGGGATGATAAGGAATAGGTTGCTGTAATACAGGTACATTCCGGGTTGACCTGACCCAGTTGTGAAATCCGATTCTACCCAACCCAACGGTAAAGAGAATGTGAGGTAACTATGAACCAATTGTCATTGAGGCTTTGACTTAGTGGTAGAGAGAAAACCTTTAAGTGTTTGAATCAGAGGATGTCATAAGTTCAACACCCAGAAAATGCAACATTTAGTTGTTAAAAAAAACTGGCACCAAACTGCAATCCGGGTTGACCCAGCCCGGTTGTGAAATCCGGTTCTACCTGACCCAAAGGTAATGAGAATGTGAACCGGACTGAACCCGATCCAACAACCGACCAATCAAGGATTCCAATCCAACTTTTAAAACAGGATTCCCGTTTAGATATTTTGTCCCTCGGCAAGTATCCATTTGACAGCTAGCTACCAGTCACAAAACCACATTCTTATGGTTACACCAACATCACTTAAAATTATTCCCATGGTAGTTCACCAGACCACCTCCTAATTATGTTGtggtttgtttaaattttaattaaaatattattaaTTTTGTCATTATATCCCTTTAATCAAGTGTTCGCTAGTCCATCAATCGTCCGATAGTCCAATGCACAGGTCAAGTGGTCAATGGTAGTCTAGTAACGTCCAGCCTGTCAATTACACAACATACCTgcaaattaaataatattaaacataaaacagaaaatatcatataaaaattaaaaatacaaaacAGAATTCTTACCAGACGACGGAGCTGTAACGGAGTAAACGACGGACTTACGGCGGAACAGAAACGCGTTAACAGGAAACGTTTAATCTTAACGGAAAAGGAACTGAACAGAATCGAGCTTAACGGAACAAATTGCAGATCATGAACAGATACGAAAAACTCATTCGAATTGGTCCAAATTGGATTCAATTTTAATGTCATTACATACTCGTGTATGATTAGATTAGATTATGATTTGAACTGAATCTGGTTGTGATTAGCCATTAATGGCAGCAACAGAAGATATTATATATCGTCAtctatatgtatatacacatacacatcaAAAACAGATCAATATCATGTTCGAGCTTGTTTTCAGTTTTCGTCCACAAATTCTCCAATGAAACTGCATCCAGATCTCTTCAATCTCCAATTCAGCTCGATCTGCTGTTAACCGTTTAAATAATCAACGAACATTCAAGAATTTCTTCAAAACCTAAACATCCTCCGCCTTTGACATGACGGATAACCGACTAGGCCTCGCCTGAAACGCCGTTCTCCGCCGTTGTTGATGCGACGACGGCCGGATCAACGCCGCTAGAGCTCGCTTCACCAGATCTCCACCTTCAACCGTTCCGATACGAACAAGCGAGTTCGTCATCGCTGATCGTCTAGCGTTAAGTCGGTTCGACGGATACGTCACCGTACTGTTACCGTTACCGTTTCCGTTGTTATTGTTACTGTTCTTATGCAAGCTACACCGGAACGAACCTGGATGCGTTGTAGGCGAGCACATACACGTCTTCTTCACCGCCTGATTGTGATTTCTTACCGGAGAAGATATCGATCTGCTCGGAGAAATCGGACGGTTATCAAGCGAAAACCGTACGGAAGACGAAGACGACGTCGTTCTGTATAGGTTCGCCGGAGTGTGAGTATGTGATTCCGATCGGTTTCGGAAAAACGAAGTGGATCCGGTGGAGAAAGCTGAGCTTGTAGATGCAAACGACGACGTCGTTCTAGATGGAGAGTGAGATCGTATCACTGGTCCGCTTGTTCTTCGTGTAGAAACTGTAGAAACCGCCATTGTTGTTATAGAGAGAGAGTTTGTTAAGATTCCGTTTGGGTGTGTAAATTGGCAAACATAGCTTTACTCAAGGAGCGTATTTATAGGATGAGAAAAgtgatttattattattttttaaaatattttaaattGAAAAGGAAAAAGAAACTAATTTCTGTTTGAGTCGTTAGGTCGGTTTACGGTGGGCGTGAAACGACAAAAGTGAGGGTGGTTTTTAAAAAAtggtatttaaaaaaattaaataaaaaagtaataataataatggtgGGGTGCCACGTATATGATAAACACTCGAAAGATGGGTGACGAGGCCCATTATTAAGATGCCCACGTACTAAGCACGCACTACGAAGTGATTGAAagtagatatttttaaataatttatggGATTGGAGAAATCTagctattttttttaattaaacttcattaaaaacacACCTCCTACTCAAACGGATAACAGACCAAACATACAGATAACACCCCCGACCCAAACGGGTAAAGGGTAAGGAAATTACAACTTGTACAAAGGGTATTTACACCATTCTGTCCAACTAATATACTTACATGAGGATCTATTTTTAACCCAAATGTAACCTTTAGATTTTATCTCCCCTATGATCTCTTGCGGGCTGCATCTTTTCTGGTTAAAAACCACATcgttcctttctttccaaatgcACCAACAAACTATCATAGCCAACCCGTTAATGATCTTCTCCTCCTTGATACGCTTAATGAACTTGTGGATTTCTAAAATGTCTTTGAACTCAAAAAAGTAAAGTGACGGGATGTTGCACAAAACGCTGAAAGCCGACCAAACCTTCAAAGCTACTGAACAAGCGGTGAACAAATGTTCCATTGACTCCTCGACATTGTCGCAAAAAGGGCATCCATTCCTTCTTCTTAAATTTATTCTTGTTGGGAGTCTATCCAGATTGTCTCTCCAATTCATAATGTTACATTTAATGGGCACCCACTTGCACCAAACAAAATTTAGAGGGTGACTATTACCTTTATCGAAGATCATAGCTATTTTGACCGCCTTCACCAAGAAACCGTTCTGGCTATCACCACTCCAGACCCATGCATCCTTATCGTTGGTAAGTCTCAAGATACTGAGAAATCTAGttttatgtatatattttttaacGGCCCACAAAATAAAATCAGAGTATACTCGGGACACTCATTGAGTCAAACAAAGTATTTctagagtaacccgagtccatcATCCATTTCAGGGAAAACACGGTAAAATCCGTTAGCTCAAGGAACGAGCCCAGATTttcctgggtctcctatcactaCACATCAGTGCCTTACTCTGTGCCAAATGAGAGTTAAATCTAAATCTTCCAATACAAGttttccaccacttgatctagagattaTTGGTAGttttatgtgtatgtatatatttaatttaatttaaaatgtATGCAAAGTTAGCAAAACGTTGTACGATTTGTTAACTTAGATAAGTTGTTCCGTATAATATTGTTATACAGAAAGCACTCCCATACATTATACAGCATATTTTAAACCTAACTCGAGGGTTTTAGATTAAAACATGTTAATCAACGTTCATTGGTGAATGATGAGGATGAAATAATATCTTTGGGTTACTAATGAGGCTGGTGGCttagtgtaacaccccaaaaaatgggtttggtaatttAAACCCGGTTAATATAAAGGAACGGGTAAAATACTGTTAGGAGTAAAAGTGAACCCGTAAATGAATATTAACTAGGGATAATTAACCTAGTTGAATATTAGTATCGTTGGTATTAAACGAAggattgtaaccttatttaattaaaacgaagttgagggaccaaaaccgttaaaAAAGGAAACATGatttattaaataaaagaaaacacacacacacacttggtGTGTGCGTGAGACGATCAGGGAGAAGAAGAACAAGGGctcaaacccttgttcttgataaATCTTCAAATTGAAGGGTGGAATGAAGTCCAAATTCACAACCGAACATGAATTAacgatcaccttcacaaggggatcataaggtatgtcttaaaacttagatttgatgatcttgtttgaagtgggttatgatcaatccatgaatttgtatgaaattaagaATGTAGATGTGTTAGAAACACCAAATAGAACATGTGTTATGAATAATTTCAAGTAATTGGGTGATTTAGAATAAAACCCATTGCATgagtgtgaagatgatgatgatgatgaatgtaacacccccaaaaattccacctgcggaaaccccgcgaggcgtgttacgcatcagagttcgagccaccaatcacattgaaccaatgataagtATTTAagtaagtcatgacattaattaccaaaataagatgtcaacatgatatcaattctcaaatgttgtgtagcggaagcatgtaatcgtttagcaatcgtttcataataataatcaaaatcaatgtatcgtttataagtgaatccaagagtctcgatccatgaacactccagcacttccagatagcaagtccaagttccaaagttaacgacctacaagcatgcaaacaagtgtgtcagactacgctggtgagttcaaggttttgttaacgtgttgagttaccagatgtatgttaatgcgattcaacgttgcgttacgatgttgctcatgttagataccctagggagtgtgcccatgtgtatccggggagtgggtaccccttaacgaccgtttgctatgttgccatcgttagataccctagggagtgtgcccatatgtatccgaggagtgtgcctctaacaaccatagccatacccagataattagttcacgctcGTCCTTACGgtccggtgtgaggtttcccacctaatagcgctatcaactaattacccccattgccctccaggcaataaccaaaaccgattaagttgtttacccaatgtttcccttccaaatgtttaccagttgtcccaaaccaccgggacgcatgcttgagaaaatgcaatgaactcacctgggattgctcggtaagatacacaaaaggttcttgaattAAAGacggtcaaccacgtcctaacagggttaccatacgagtcaggtttggttcaagcaAAGCACGTATGATTACACATAGTTTAACATATTGCTAACACGTATCAATCATGGCAACATAGTACACACATAGCATGTTTTAAATGTTATAAGTTTATCATACGGATGAAGCCCACATAAGTCTCGGCCCAACacgttgtgcgatcagcacatccttgtgcgatccacagcgtGTTGTGCGACATGATAGAGCCCTGCCCAAACAATAATTAAGCCCAACATATAAGTAAATAGTCCAATAAGCATATCGGCCCAGCAAGGTATAGTGACTTGTGCGGTCCggattgggttgtgcgatccgacAACCTTGTGCGATGGAAATTGGGCTATTCGGCCCAAAGGCTTAATCAACAATTTGTGCGATCCGTTTTATTACCCAGCCCAACCGACCCAACAGCCTTAGTCATTACATTATCAATTACTACACCAACCCATCTGGCCCAAGACTTTATGCTATTCAGCCATCTGTTCGGCCCAAGTTAATCCCAACCAAAAATGCGATTACACTTAAGTGTGTGGGTCGTGATTTGTGCTTTTATCCCTATGGTTAATTGGTCAAATGTAACCGTCCAACTTTCATGGCTTCCCCCACTAACTCTTTGCTATTTTATTCTTTCAATGCATTAAAAGATGATTTAGGTGATTTGAAAAACTCTAATTATCCACAACAGTTTCATGATCAAGATCATCATCCCAAACAATTCGATTAGTATGATTATTCTAATCATGTTCCTTATACTCATCCAAGTCAATATTCATTTAAATCGATTTACACATGCATACAGATTCTAACAACCATCCACATGATCATAGGCCCTAAATCTATCATATAATTTTACCATGAATCAGCCGATCACATCATGCAATATTATTCAGTAGAGTATATCATGCACCGTTTCTAATCAACATACTACTATCAACACCATTCTAAATATGATTCCTAACAATTATCGATTACAAGAATCATACATCAAATTCGGCTCTATCAGTTGGTTATCACAAGATGTTCATCGCCTACCCTACTATCACATGAATCATATAACTCAAACATTAAATAACAACAGTCAACAAACAATTTATCGCATCGTTATATCATCAAAACGCAAAACGTTACGAGGAATTAAATCAAGTAATAGTGATATGCACTAACCGCATACTAGATAGACTCAAGAGGATTCTCGAGAGTGAATAGGTTGCCACCAGGTCTGAAGGGAAAAGGATAGGGCGAGAGGATTCTAGGGTTGATGTGTTGCCGTATGATTTTCTAGTTACAGGGGTTACACACAAACCTTGTGTGTGTACGTGCATAAAAGGGCTCATACAAGGCCCAACCGGCCTAGCTTTTGGGCTTCATATAGGTCATGCCTTGATGCACTGTGTGAAGGGTTTTGGGCCGAGCCCAATCAACTAAATAATAAAGAAGTTTGCAGCTGCGGGGAGTTTTGTGCGACCCAATTACCATAAAGTGTACGAATATAAACCATTCACACATTACACAATTAAACTCGTGACCACTCACTTATAATTAAATTTCAATTAATATATCGCTCAGGTAACATACGACGTGAGACAAAGAATCAATAAAATGAAGGATTCTGgaaattacgggttgtcacatcatccccaacttgaaggaaatttcgtcccgaaatttggtaagtAGTGCGAAGGGGTGAAATAgtaaatcaagattgttgcggattttgctcaggtgtcacatcatccccatcttgaaagggaatttcgtcccgaaattcaccagtgatatcaagagttggttcaatcccttgaacaattgagaacattgaagttttaacatatcctTCCGTTTCTACGTGAACTTCAGTCCACGTATTGAAGTTTAACAAGCCCTCACGATTGTCATATGACtcatgctagcgaaccttgacttcttagcccatgctttcgatagattccctgatatatacaactgatccgatgacctcaaattccggtaagggtatcaccagggtttcatcaggcaaccactgccttaaacctagggcatacataccattacgatagttatcccgtttcatcaattagcctGAGTTTGTGAGCCAAGTCACCGCTTGTTCCCGTAATCCGAATGTCTCACGCGTCGTAAAGTAAGCTTGCCATGTTTTCTATAGCATACCGCACCCCCCCCCAGGGTGATGCTTTCGATTGTGACACGTTTGCCTACAacaaactcccagtgtttcctaagctaaccagctttcctagcgctcatgcgctgccatcaaacaatttccgatctaagcaatATTCGAGAGTTTTGAGCCCAAGTCCTGGACCTGCGATTACGTCGTCAACTACGttagtccaacaaggagattagagttactgtccaggttatgcctcagcatgggctgtatgcatactatcatggtgcagctgcattagagcttctccccaagataagtgtccttcccaaacgttTACTAAGGTCAGTTATGCACATACTTACAATATGCCTTCGTGTGCTCAGATGGTTCGTCACTTTGCTCGATTGTCCTACAGTATTAAGCAATGTTCATGTCAAGACGTGAGTCAAAGGTGTGCGCCATGCCCGCCTTAAATTAGGTATAGTCCAATAGGTAATAGGAGTTGGCATCTCATGCCTATAATCCGTCTCTTCCAGAGAAATTTTCACAAGCTGAGAAGACTCATCAGTTCCCTTGTCTGCAAGGAGGTGTGCTGGTCACATTCAGTGATCAACGATTGTTACTGTTtgtgtttccatttcgagttgtaaatagactagtggcagcattcatagcagtctgctcccatcttccacataagtgttgccagtttcttatacttcgccttgacttttcccaaagtcaaaagtcatacccatacattgttagacgggttttcatgcccaatcattagtacaagatttacatgtccaaacgtctttctttaaaatccagttgaatagaattttcgaagccggtgtgttttgctaaccacaacttccctaccgttgctgcgaaatgagatttatagtcgttctatgagttaatgaatatcgttcgtttcaccaaggttgctcttccatgctccgcatggactcaacttgaaaattcCCTCCCGTTAGTTCCCTAGTTTGTATAGGACGAGTTGTGTCAGGTGGGTTAGAGTCAATGGCGAGCTGCAAAGTCCATACACGTTCAGGTTCCACAGTCGTACTCCACTCAGAAGTTCCATCCAACGATGCCATttactgatttagctctttcgaaaccagagtacacggaaggcccttgtgatcggtctaagtaacgcatttggtgccgcccaagtaatgcctccgtgtaactccaaagaccacggtttccaccaccaGTTGTGTGTCATGCAGTTCTTCGTAAGTCGttactctctcgtgttgcgtcgacgtgtaactgggactctgattcaaaacataatgatataccactgtattacccatgcccttgggtaaaaatgaggctcagtaccttactgaattaggattcgaaagctgaagagACGTCCTCATGTTCTGTCTTTCGCGAACACGGCACCCCGCTGTGCTAAAGGGATCTAAGCTATGCGACCTTCGAAATTCCTGTGATAAATCAAGCGGAACCAAGAAATCGTTGTATCCTCAAAGGACTTTtagtgtcgatcagtttccaaaGAAAACGGGTCTTAGAGAGATTCACGTGCATTCCCACTCTGTTGATTACATTACccaaaaggtacctctcgaaTTCAGAAGCCACATTTATCAAGACTTCGCGTGATGTGGCTCCTCCATCAGGACCTCCCAAATAGGATAAAAAGTTGTCCA
The sequence above is drawn from the Helianthus annuus cultivar XRQ/B chromosome 12, HanXRQr2.0-SUNRISE, whole genome shotgun sequence genome and encodes:
- the LOC110893911 gene encoding uncharacterized protein LOC110893911 encodes the protein MAVSTVSTRRTSGPVIRSHSPSRTTSSFASTSSAFSTGSTSFFRNRSESHTHTPANLYRTTSSSSSVRFSLDNRPISPSRSISSPVRNHNQAVKKTCMCSPTTHPGSFRCSLHKNSNNNNGNGNGNSTVTYPSNRLNARRSAMTNSLVRIGTVEGGDLVKRALAALIRPSSHQQRRRTAFQARPSRLSVMSKAEDV